CACCAGAATGGCTATTTAAAGAACGTCCTGAACAAGAAAATCCTCAAAACGCTTCAGACCTTCAAACGGAGATGCGTATTCAAGCATCACGAGAAAAAATACTTAATTCACAAGATCCTCTTTGGAACTTATTAAGTTATAACTGCGAACATTGGGCTAGAGAAATGGTATATGGGGAAGCGAAATCTACTCAGGTTTTAGATAGAAGAAATAATAAATAAATCTAGAATCCGTCTATCAATAGTTGTGAACCCGCGTAAGCGGGTTTTGTCTGTGTAGCCGCGACTTTACACGACTTCAGTCGCTTGGTGTAATGTGTTTTAATCCCACCAAAAATAGAGACGATCTCCAGAGCGAAGACTCTCAACTAATTTTTGCATCGATTGATAACCCTGGTCTATAATATCGGGACAAAATTCATACATACTTGCCGCCAATTTTTCTGGATCTTGAATGGGCGTAAGAAAGCGACCTTCTAATGTATCGTGAGCAATTAAAGTTAAAATAAAAGGCTGTGTAGCTTCTAGTTCTTGCAGCCATTCCACTACATAACCAGGGCCGACACCATAATTACAACCATTTGTTTGATGTACGGCAATTGCATCATATTTATTGGTAGTTGGCAAAATACACAGTTGTTTTGGCCCTTCGGCATCAAAGTAATTATCTGGTTGATAAACAAAGCAACTTCGTTGTAAAAACTGCCGTTGTAAGTCTTCGGTTTGGATTTCGCTGCGGCGTTTACTATTGACATGAACTTGAAACCAACCAGGAATGTCATCATACATAGGTACTGGTTTACTACCACAAATTTCTCCTAAATCTGCCACTGCTTTTTGATAATCTGGGTTCTGGGCAGCTTGAGAAAAATCTGGACGTGGTAGTTCTTCACCCCAGCGTTGATCATCGCTGCTGTCATCTTCATCTTCTTCATCATCTTCTTCATCCCATCGTCGTTTTTCCACACCATACTGCACCAGTAGTTCTATAACTTGGTGATTGTCAAATAAATCTGCTAATGTCATTGCTGTGTCCCCATCTTGAGAAACAGCATTGAGATCCGCGCCTCGTTCTATTAACATCTGCACTAGCTCAAAATGCTGCTGCTTTTGTGCAGCTTCTAATAAAGGAGTGACATCTTGATGATTTTTAGTGTTGACATCTGCACCGGAATTAATTAAAAATTTTGCTAGTTCTGTATGGGCATTTCTCAAAGCTATCAAAAGTGGTGTATCGCCTTCAGAATCTTGCTGGTTAATATTGACACCTGCCTGCATTAAAAGCTGTACAATCTCTAGATTTCCTTGAACACAAGCTAGACACAACGCATCTTTAGAAAAACAATCTCTGGTTGTCAGATTGGCTTGGTTTGCTATTAACACCTGCACAATGTTGGTATAACCTTTCATGGCAGCTAACATCAAAGGAGTTAGCCCTAAAAAGAATCCCATTGCCATTAACGATTCATAATTGTCTGAGATAATGCTAGGAAATTTGCCTTGGTTAGCATCAACAATATCAGTTGCGTTAATATCAGCATTTTGCTCAAGCAGCAAGTTGACAACATTTAAATGTCCGTTAGATGCTGCTAACATTAACGGCGTGCGGTACTTTGTTTTCCTGCGTTGGTCACGGGCATTGATATTAGCACCTTGCGCCAACCAATGACGCACAGCATTAACATCGCCTTGTTCAGCCGCTTTGAGTAAATTTTCGTCGGGGCTGATTCTTGGTGCATCGACTCCAACCCGATGCAGAACTTCTAACACCTGTGAATGTTCGTTCCGCACTGCCCATTCATAGGCTGATAGTCCTTCACCATCTTTACTGTAGGGGTCAGCACCTGCCTCTAACAAAACTGCTAATGCTTCTCCATGACCGCAACGTGCAGCGAGAATTGCCGGGAAAGTATCAACGGCATTTTCTGGTTTACTCATGTTAGAGGTTGCCAACTTCGCCCGCTTTGTAGCAATATCAATGGTTTCCTCGACTTCCGCCAAGGGTGGT
This genomic interval from Aulosira sp. FACHB-615 contains the following:
- a CDS encoding ankyrin repeat domain-containing protein, whose amino-acid sequence is MDEQLISAIESRDIEGVKALLTAGANPNAKKGDEIAYELARSGPDEIKCALIEAGADHPSLRHSLVWGVMTNRVETVKVLLDKGADINVVTYGGSLLEKAARIGNSEVVDLLLAAGADVDNGTMSSTPLLKAIEHGNFDIALKLLTAGANPTQTPKFGGVAPIAIAATQGTAEVIRALIAAGADVNTFVSRITINRRTIQKQAGSALQAAFTSLETLGKTLEALDTDNSPPLAEVEETIDIATKRAKLATSNMSKPENAVDTFPAILAARCGHGEALAVLLEAGADPYSKDGEGLSAYEWAVRNEHSQVLEVLHRVGVDAPRISPDENLLKAAEQGDVNAVRHWLAQGANINARDQRRKTKYRTPLMLAASNGHLNVVNLLLEQNADINATDIVDANQGKFPSIISDNYESLMAMGFFLGLTPLMLAAMKGYTNIVQVLIANQANLTTRDCFSKDALCLACVQGNLEIVQLLMQAGVNINQQDSEGDTPLLIALRNAHTELAKFLINSGADVNTKNHQDVTPLLEAAQKQQHFELVQMLIERGADLNAVSQDGDTAMTLADLFDNHQVIELLVQYGVEKRRWDEEDDEEDEDDSSDDQRWGEELPRPDFSQAAQNPDYQKAVADLGEICGSKPVPMYDDIPGWFQVHVNSKRRSEIQTEDLQRQFLQRSCFVYQPDNYFDAEGPKQLCILPTTNKYDAIAVHQTNGCNYGVGPGYVVEWLQELEATQPFILTLIAHDTLEGRFLTPIQDPEKLAASMYEFCPDIIDQGYQSMQKLVESLRSGDRLYFWWD